In the genome of Nocardioides seonyuensis, one region contains:
- a CDS encoding MoaD/ThiS family protein has protein sequence MAVSVRVPTILRTYTGGESEVSANGATLADVLDDLDATYPGIKGRILDESGQLRRFVNVYVGNDDVRFLDELATATPDGVQVSVIPAVAGG, from the coding sequence ATGGCAGTCTCGGTCCGCGTCCCCACGATCCTGCGCACCTACACCGGCGGCGAGTCCGAGGTGTCAGCGAACGGCGCGACCCTGGCCGACGTGCTCGATGACCTCGACGCGACCTACCCCGGTATCAAGGGGCGCATCCTCGACGAGAGCGGCCAGCTGCGCCGGTTCGTGAACGTCTACGTCGGCAACGACGACGTCCGCTTCCTCGACGAGCTGGCCACCGCCACGCCGGACGGAGTCCAGGTCTCGGTCATCCCCGCCGTGGCGGGCGGCTGA
- a CDS encoding GDYXXLXY domain-containing protein, which translates to MNKVQTLALVALVQAVLVGLAVAPQLSARLTGDTYQLRVAPLDPIDPFRGAYVTLDYPDLDLSRRDGGEGRPLRDDERGDVFVTLVEQGDVMVADRWTRDRPDAGPYLSCTDRGWDVRCGIESWFLPQDEAASMEDVLRDGAIAEVRIDGRGHAALVDVRAP; encoded by the coding sequence GTGGCGCTCGTGCAGGCAGTGCTGGTCGGGCTCGCGGTGGCGCCGCAGCTGTCTGCCCGGCTCACTGGAGACACCTACCAGCTCCGGGTCGCTCCGCTGGACCCGATAGATCCGTTCAGGGGGGCCTACGTCACCCTCGACTACCCCGATCTCGACCTCAGTCGTCGAGACGGGGGTGAGGGCCGTCCCCTGCGCGACGACGAGCGCGGCGACGTCTTCGTGACCCTCGTGGAGCAGGGCGACGTCATGGTCGCCGACCGGTGGACGCGCGACCGTCCCGACGCCGGCCCCTACCTCTCATGCACCGATCGCGGGTGGGACGTCCGGTGCGGGATCGAGAGCTGGTTCCTCCCCCAGGACGAGGCCGCGAGCATGGAGGACGTCCTGCGAGACGGGGCGATCGCCGAGGTCAGGATCGACGGACGCGGCCACGCCGCACTGGTCGACGTACGGGCTCCTTGA
- the thrC gene encoding threonine synthase, giving the protein MSAAVTEKTAPSLRTGAFGNARALACRECGNEVELGPSYACPDCFGPLEVAYDFPVVTREEIEAGPPNIWRYKALLPVPVDIEQSPNTEPGFTRLLRADNLARELGLEKLWVKDDSTNPTNSFKDRVVACALSAARELDAKVFACPSTGNLANAVAAAGARAGIRTVVFIPSDLEHPKQVNSAVYTDKLVAVDGNYDDVNRLASEIAGEEDGWAFVNVNVRPFYAEGSKTLGYEIAEQLGWRLPDQIVIPVASGSQLTKVDKAFQELIALGLVDDRPYRIFGAQATGCSPVSVAYKADTDAIRPVKPDTIAKSLAIGNPADGIYVLDICRRTGGAVEDITDDEVRDAIVLLARTEGIFTETAGGTTVGVLKKLVESGQLDTSLETVVINTGHGLKTLDAVSDRVGAAATIAPTYDAFVASGIL; this is encoded by the coding sequence ATGAGTGCTGCAGTGACCGAGAAGACCGCTCCATCCCTGCGGACCGGTGCCTTCGGCAACGCCCGCGCCCTGGCATGCCGCGAGTGCGGCAACGAGGTGGAGCTCGGCCCGTCGTACGCCTGTCCTGACTGCTTCGGCCCGCTCGAGGTGGCCTACGACTTCCCCGTGGTCACCCGCGAGGAGATCGAGGCCGGACCCCCCAACATCTGGCGCTACAAGGCACTGCTGCCGGTGCCGGTCGACATCGAGCAGAGCCCCAACACCGAGCCGGGCTTCACCCGGCTGCTCCGGGCCGACAACCTGGCCCGCGAGCTCGGGCTCGAGAAGCTGTGGGTCAAGGACGACTCGACCAACCCCACGAACTCCTTCAAGGACCGCGTGGTGGCCTGTGCGCTGAGCGCCGCCCGCGAGCTGGATGCCAAGGTCTTCGCGTGCCCCAGCACCGGCAACCTCGCCAACGCCGTCGCCGCCGCGGGCGCCCGCGCCGGCATCCGGACCGTCGTCTTCATCCCGAGCGACCTCGAGCACCCCAAGCAGGTCAACTCCGCCGTCTACACCGACAAGCTGGTGGCTGTCGACGGCAACTACGACGACGTCAACAGGCTCGCCTCCGAGATCGCCGGCGAGGAGGACGGCTGGGCCTTCGTCAACGTCAACGTCCGACCGTTCTACGCGGAGGGGTCGAAGACGCTGGGCTACGAGATCGCCGAGCAGCTGGGCTGGCGCCTCCCGGACCAGATCGTGATCCCGGTCGCCTCGGGCTCGCAGCTGACCAAGGTCGACAAGGCCTTCCAGGAGCTCATCGCACTGGGCCTGGTCGACGACAGGCCCTACCGGATCTTCGGTGCCCAGGCCACGGGCTGCTCGCCGGTGAGCGTCGCCTACAAGGCCGACACCGACGCAATCCGCCCCGTCAAGCCCGACACCATCGCCAAGAGCCTGGCGATCGGCAATCCCGCTGACGGCATCTACGTGCTCGACATCTGCCGACGTACCGGCGGCGCAGTCGAGGACATCACCGACGACGAGGTCCGCGACGCGATCGTGCTGCTCGCCCGCACCGAGGGCATCTTCACCGAGACCGCGGGCGGCACCACGGTCGGCGTCCTGAAGAAGCTCGTCGAGTCCGGTCAGCTCGACACCTCGCTCGAGACCGTGGTGATCAACACCGGCCACGGTCTCAAGACCCTCGACGCCGTCTCGGACCGGGTCGGCGCCGCGGCCACCATCGCCCCCACCTACGACGCCTTCGTCGCCTCCGGCATCCTCTGA
- the otsB gene encoding trehalose-phosphatase, whose product MEFTSAQARSRFDAVVAVAASTVVGLDFDGTLAPIVDDPEAARIHADASDVLADVSQVVRAIAIVTGRPARQAVDMGALDELGRAMAEHGTSLSVFGQYGNERWSAGERRVVSPRPPRGLASFERELPAVLRSAGAADAFVEEKGLAVGIHTRRMPDPAGAFERLLEPLRQLAERHGLTIEPGRHVIEVRSGDTTKGDAVRVLVEEHQAGGFVFAGDDLGDVEAFEALHELRRDGMPTLAVCSATEQAEVARLADLVVPGPDGVMELLRELAVAARASQRTH is encoded by the coding sequence ATGGAGTTCACCTCCGCGCAGGCCCGCTCGCGCTTCGACGCCGTGGTCGCCGTGGCTGCCTCGACGGTCGTCGGCCTCGACTTCGACGGCACCCTCGCCCCGATCGTCGACGACCCGGAGGCTGCGCGCATCCATGCCGACGCCAGCGACGTGCTGGCTGACGTCTCCCAGGTGGTGCGTGCGATCGCGATCGTGACCGGGCGCCCCGCGCGGCAGGCGGTGGACATGGGTGCACTGGACGAGCTCGGGCGTGCCATGGCCGAGCACGGCACGTCGCTCTCCGTCTTCGGGCAGTACGGCAACGAGCGCTGGTCCGCAGGTGAGCGCAGGGTGGTCTCCCCGCGCCCACCGCGCGGCCTGGCCAGCTTCGAGCGCGAGCTGCCCGCCGTCCTGCGCAGTGCCGGCGCAGCCGACGCCTTCGTCGAGGAGAAGGGGCTGGCCGTGGGCATCCACACCAGGCGCATGCCCGACCCGGCAGGAGCCTTCGAGCGCCTGCTGGAACCCCTCCGTCAGCTCGCCGAGCGCCATGGACTCACCATCGAGCCCGGACGACACGTGATCGAGGTGCGGTCGGGGGACACCACGAAGGGCGATGCGGTGCGTGTCCTCGTGGAGGAGCACCAGGCCGGTGGGTTCGTCTTCGCGGGCGACGACCTCGGGGACGTCGAGGCCTTCGAGGCCCTGCACGAGCTGCGACGCGACGGCATGCCGACCCTTGCGGTGTGCTCGGCGACCGAGCAGGCCGAGGTGGCCAGGCTCGCCGACCTGGTGGTCCCCGGGCCAGACGGCGTCATGGAGCTCCTGCGCGAGCTCGCCGTCGCTGCCCGGGCGTCCCAACGCACCCACTGA
- a CDS encoding LytR C-terminal domain-containing protein, whose translation MASVPSPIVMLSAIAVAMASITFFATRSEEPTERRVDQATVASAEPTTPAHEATPTATKKPEPRVNRGEVYVEVFNNSGIKGLAARTASRATQVGWQVVGEDNWYGAIPASTVYYPARLKAAGKQLALDLGLGRTALAVSPMKMDRLTVVLTADAAG comes from the coding sequence ATGGCGTCTGTCCCTTCCCCGATCGTGATGCTCTCCGCCATCGCGGTCGCCATGGCCAGCATCACCTTCTTCGCCACCCGCTCCGAGGAGCCGACCGAGCGTCGGGTCGACCAGGCCACGGTCGCCAGCGCCGAGCCGACCACCCCCGCGCACGAGGCCACACCGACGGCCACCAAGAAGCCTGAGCCGCGGGTCAACCGCGGCGAGGTCTACGTCGAGGTCTTCAACAACTCCGGCATCAAGGGTCTCGCCGCCAGGACCGCCTCCCGGGCCACCCAGGTCGGGTGGCAGGTCGTGGGCGAGGACAACTGGTACGGCGCCATCCCTGCCTCGACCGTCTACTACCCCGCGCGTCTCAAGGCGGCGGGCAAGCAGCTCGCGCTCGACCTGGGACTCGGTCGCACCGCCCTCGCCGTCTCACCCATGAAGATGGACCGCCTCACCGTCGTGCTCACCGCGGACGCGGCTGGCTGA
- a CDS encoding alpha,alpha-trehalose-phosphate synthase (UDP-forming), whose amino-acid sequence MSAQDKADLVIVANRLPVDRFRLPDGSHEWRRSPGGLVTALEPVMRSGDGAWIGWPGSPDDDLEPFVEDGMQLVPVHLSAQEVEEFYEGFSNGTLWPLYHDVVAKPEFHREWWDAYVTVNRRFAERVASVAAKGATVWVQDYQLQLVPQMLRDLRSDLSIGFYLHIPFPPAELFSQLPWRRQILEGLLGADLIGFQRTGAAANFVRLVRSRVGHKTHRDTITLPEGRVVRAAAFPISIDSAGFEELARSEGVTRRAEEIRRALGSPRKIFLGIDRLDYTKGIYARLKAFGELIRDGRLDVEDAVFVQVATPSRERVEQYRILRDDIDRLVGQINGDLGRIGRPAISYMHSSYPREEMAALYRAADIMVVTPYRDGMNLVAKEYVACRFENDGALVLSEFAGAADELKQAWLINPYDINGIKDALMAAFHSDAKEQTKRMRAMRKTIVEHDVAEWAASFLSCLEEADSLRGRA is encoded by the coding sequence GTGAGCGCCCAGGACAAGGCAGACCTCGTCATCGTGGCCAACCGTCTGCCCGTGGACCGGTTCCGGCTCCCCGACGGCAGCCACGAGTGGAGGCGCTCCCCCGGAGGGCTGGTCACCGCCCTGGAGCCGGTGATGCGTTCCGGGGACGGCGCCTGGATCGGTTGGCCCGGCTCACCGGACGACGACCTGGAGCCCTTCGTCGAGGACGGCATGCAGCTGGTCCCCGTCCACCTCAGCGCCCAGGAGGTCGAAGAGTTCTACGAGGGGTTCTCCAACGGGACCCTATGGCCGCTCTACCACGACGTCGTCGCCAAGCCTGAGTTCCACCGCGAGTGGTGGGACGCCTACGTCACGGTCAACCGGCGCTTCGCCGAGCGCGTGGCCTCGGTCGCGGCCAAGGGTGCGACCGTGTGGGTGCAGGACTACCAGCTCCAGCTCGTGCCGCAGATGCTGCGCGACCTGCGCTCCGACCTCTCGATCGGCTTCTACCTCCACATCCCGTTCCCTCCCGCGGAGCTGTTCTCCCAGCTGCCGTGGCGCCGGCAGATCCTCGAGGGCCTCCTCGGCGCCGACCTGATCGGCTTCCAGCGCACCGGCGCGGCGGCCAACTTCGTCAGGCTCGTCCGCAGCCGCGTCGGCCACAAGACCCACCGCGACACCATCACGCTGCCCGAGGGACGCGTGGTGCGGGCTGCGGCCTTCCCGATCTCGATCGACTCCGCCGGCTTCGAGGAGCTGGCGCGGTCCGAGGGCGTGACGAGGCGGGCCGAGGAGATCCGCCGGGCCCTGGGCAGCCCGCGCAAGATCTTCCTCGGCATCGACCGGCTCGACTACACCAAGGGCATCTACGCCCGGCTCAAGGCGTTCGGCGAGCTCATCCGCGATGGAAGGCTCGATGTCGAGGACGCCGTGTTCGTCCAGGTGGCGACTCCTTCGCGCGAGCGCGTGGAGCAGTACCGCATCCTGCGTGACGACATCGACCGACTGGTGGGGCAGATCAACGGCGACCTCGGCAGGATCGGCCGGCCGGCGATCTCCTACATGCACTCCTCCTACCCCCGTGAGGAGATGGCCGCGCTCTACCGCGCCGCCGACATCATGGTCGTCACCCCCTACCGGGACGGCATGAACCTCGTGGCCAAGGAGTACGTCGCCTGCCGCTTCGAGAACGACGGGGCGCTGGTCCTCTCCGAGTTCGCCGGCGCCGCCGACGAGCTCAAGCAGGCCTGGCTGATCAACCCCTACGACATCAACGGCATCAAGGACGCGCTGATGGCCGCCTTCCACTCCGACGCGAAGGAGCAGACCAAGCGGATGCGTGCCATGCGCAAGACGATCGTCGAGCACGACGTCGCCGAGTGGGCGGCGTCGTTCCTCTCGTGCCTCGAGGAGGCCGACTCCCTCAGGGGCAGGGCGTAG
- a CDS encoding DUF3263 domain-containing protein: MDAAKQFVVEQDGEAALSQRDREILEFERHWWKYAGAKEQAVREKFDMSSTRYYQVLNALIDRPEALEADPLLVRRLRRLRTSRQRQRSARRLGFEL, from the coding sequence ATGGACGCCGCGAAGCAGTTCGTCGTCGAGCAGGACGGCGAGGCCGCGCTGAGTCAGCGTGACCGCGAGATCCTCGAGTTCGAGCGCCACTGGTGGAAGTACGCCGGTGCCAAGGAGCAGGCGGTCCGCGAGAAGTTCGACATGTCCTCCACCCGCTACTACCAGGTCCTCAACGCCCTGATCGACCGCCCTGAGGCCCTCGAGGCAGACCCACTGCTCGTGCGGCGGCTGCGCCGGCTCCGTACCTCTCGGCAGCGACAGCGCTCTGCGCGCCGCCTCGGCTTCGAGCTCTGA